A stretch of DNA from Methylomicrobium lacus LW14:
CAGTTTTGCCGCCGCCTTCAGCAGCTTCTGGAATAGGTCGATTTCGTAATTGCTGTGCACGCCTTGCGAGACCGCCGCGATCCGTTCCAGCCCCATGCCGGTATCGACCGAAGGCTTCGGCAGCGACGTCAGGGTGCCGTCGGCGGAGCGGTCGTACTGCATGAATACCAGGTTCCAGATCTCGATGTAGCGGTCGCCTTCCTCATCGGGAGAGCCCGGAGGGCCGCCCGGAATCGATTCGCCGTGGTCGTAGAAGATTTCGCTGCACGGGCCGCAGGGGCCGGTGTCGCCCATCGACCAGAAATTGTCTTTTGCGCCGATTCGTGAAAAGCGCTTAGGGTCGACGCCGACATCGTTCAGCCAGATGCTTTCGGCTTCGCTGTCTTCTTCGAACACGGTCACCCATAATTTTTGCGGCGGGATCTCCATTTCCTGGGTCAAGAATTCCCAGGCGAAATGAATCGCATCCTTCTTGAAATAATCGCCGAAACTGAAGTTGCCGAGCATTTCGAAAAAGGTATGATGCCTTGCGGTATAGCCGACGTTCTCCAGGTCGTTATGCTTGCCGCCGGCGCGCACGCAGCGCTGGCTGGTCGCCGCGCGGGTAAAGTCGCGTTGCTCGCGTCCCAAAAACACATCCTTGTACTGCACCATGCCGGCGTTCGTGAACAACAGGGTAGGGTCGTTGCCGGGAATCAGCGAACTGGACGGCTCGATCGTATGTCCGCGTTGGCGGAAAAATTCCAGGAAGGCGGAGCGCAGTTCTGCGCTGGTCAACTTTTTCATAGGTTATGCGGTTAAAAGGCTAAAAAGTGTTCGAGATGTTTTTCAATAAATCGGCAATCATTGCGTTGGTAAAGCCGCGCTGTAACAAAAACCGGCTGCGTTTCGCCCATTCATTCCGATTCGGAATCGGGTCGTTGCCGTACTTCTTACTATAAATCTGCTGCAAAAGCGCCATCCAGCCGCCGGCGACCGATTCGGCGAGCGCTTCGAGATCAAACAGGGGAGTCTTGCCGAGATCGATGCCGTGTTGACGCAGTTCATAGGCGATAAAAGTCGGGCCGTAACCTTTCAGGATCCGCGAACGCGCATAGCTTTCCGCGTAACGCGCATCGCTTTGCCAGTTCTCTGCGCTCAATTCTTCCAGGATCGGCTCGATGCTTTCCTTGGCAAAGCCTTTGACGGCCAGTTTTTGCAGCAATTCTTTTCGGCTGTGCTCGCGTCCGGTCAACAGGCGCAAGCATTCAGCCCTGATTTTGGCGTCCGCCTGATCCACGTAAAGTCAGAGCGCAGGCTTCAATCGTCGTCGAGTTCGGGCTTAGCCGAAACCGGCAGCGTCTTGCCGAAGGCTTCCGCGCGTATTTTCGCTTCGATTTCGCTGGCCTTGTCCGGATGCTCTTTCAGATACAGCTTCGCGTTGTCCTTGCCCTGGCCGATCTTTTCATCGCCATAGCTGTACCAGGAGCCGGCTTTCTGGATGAACCCGAAATTGACGCCGAGATCGACTAACTCGCCAAAGAAAGAAATGCCTTCGCCGTACAGAATCTCGAATTCGGCCTGCTTGAACGGCGGCGCGACCTTGTTCTTGACGACCTTCACGCGCGTCTCGTTGCCGATTATTTCTTCGCCCTTCTTGACCGAGCCGATCCGGCGAATATCGAGCCGTACCGATGCGTAAAACTTCAGCGCGTTGCCGCCGGTCGTGGTTTCGGGGTTGCCGAACATCACGCCGATCTTCATTCGGATCTGGTTGATGAAGATTACCAGCGTATTCGAACGCTTGATGTTCGCGGTCAGTTTGCGCAACGCCTGCGACATCAGCCGCGCCTGCAGGCCCATGTGCGAATCGCCCATGTCGCCTTCGATCTCGGCCTTCGGCGTCAGCGCCGCGACCGAATCGACCACGACGATGTCCACCGCGCCGGAGCGCACCAGCATGTCGGTGATTTCGAGCGCCTGCTCGCCGGTATCAGGCTGCGAAACCAGGAGGTCATCGACATTCACGCCGATTTTTTCGGCATAACCCGGGTCCAGCGCGTGTTCGGCATCGACGAACGCGGCCGTGCCGCCGAGTTTTTGCACTTCGGCGATCACCTGCAAGGTCAGCGTGGTTTTGCCGGATGATTCCGGCCCGTAGATTTCGACGATCCGTCCGCGCGGCAAGCCGCCGCAGCCAAGCGCAATGTCCAGCCCCAAAGAGCCGGTCGAAACGACCTCGATGTCCCGAGACGCCGCCACATCACCCATCCGCATCACAGAGCCCTTGCCGAACTGCTTCTCGATCTGCATCAATGCCGCGCCGAGCGCTTTCTTTTTGTTTTCGTCCATTGCCTATGTCCCGTGCTGTCGTGGTTTAACGAAGTGCCGCTTAATTAAATGGAGTATTATTACATACGGGTACCGGTTCGGGTAGTGCTGATTTGGGATTACGCGCCGGATTGATTGCGGCATTGCATACGTTCATCATGTTTATTTATTCGTTGTCTATCCTGTTCAATCAGATCAATTTATTGAGCCCGGCCGAGGCCTTGTTTATCATGGCCGGGCTGTTTGTGATCGTGTGGGTTCTGGCGCCTACCCCGGAGGGCGCGTTTCGGCCATTGTCTTTCGATAATTATTTGTTTTCGTGCTGGGTAGGCGGGCAGGGGCTAAGCACCGTATTTTGGCCGTTCTTCGGGGTGTTGAATGCCGCGTTGTTCAGCGCGGATTGGCTGGTCAAATCGGGACAGTTGACCGTGTCGAGCTGGGATGACGTGCATTTTGTCCTGCTGCTGCCGATCATCTGGTGGACGGTGTCGATCTGGCGCTGTTCGCCGAATGCCCGCTTCCGTTGGCAGGGCGCCGGCGCGCGTTTCATCACGGTCGCCGTGTTTTTGGAGTACGCCTTGAAACTGTACATCCGCGCCGAATATCCGCGTCTCTTCTTCAATTGCGAGGAACTGCTGTTGGATTACGGCAGTTGTTTTTAGCGCAAGCCGATCGCCTTCGTTGCCGATGGGTAATCCCCATTGCTATAAAAAAAACGGCAAAAAGGTTATAATCAGGGTTTTTGATTCACAATTACTAAATTTCGGAAATAACATGCTGGGTAAGCTGGTCAAATTTGTTGTAGGGAGCCGAAACGACAGGCTGATTAAAAAGAAAAGAAAGTTGGTCAAAAGGATCAATGATTTATCTTCTGAGTATGAAAAACTGTCGGATCAAGATTTAAAGGCGAAAACACAGGAATTTCGCGACCGGCTTACACAGGGCGAAAAGCTCGACAACCTGATTCCGGAAGCCTTCGCGACGGTTCGGGAAGCGTCGTCGCGGGTCTTCGGCATGCGCCATTACGACGTGCAGTTGATCGGCGGCATGATCCTGCATGACGGCAAGATCGCCGAAATGAAGACCGGCGAAGGCAAGACGTTGATGGCGACGTTGGCGGCTTACCTGAATGCATTGCCGGGACGCGGCGTGCATGTGGTCACCGTGAACGATTACCTGGCGCGCCGCGACGCCGAATGGATGGGGCGGCTGTACGAATTCCTGGGCATGACCACCGGCGTGATCATCAGCCAGATGGATTATGACGTCCGCCGTCATTCGTATTCCTGCGACATCACTTACGGCACCAACAACGAATTCGGCTTCGATTATCTGCGCGACAACATGGCGTTCAGTCTCGAAGAAAAAGTCCAGCGCGAACTGCATTTTGCGATCGTCGACGAGGTCGATTCGATCCTGATCGACGAGGCGCGGACGCCGCTGATCATTTCCGGGCCTTCCGAAGAAAGCTCCGAAATCTATATGAAGGCCAATGCGATCATCCCTTTCCTGACCAAACAGGAAAAAGAAGGTGAGCCCGGCGATTTTTCGCTCGATGAAAAAACGCGTCAGGTGCATCTGACCGAGGAAGGCCATGAACGCGTCGAACGGCTGATGGTCGAGCACGGCCTGATGGTCGAGGACAGCAGTCTTTACGACGCCTCGAATATCCGTCTGATGCATTATCTGAGCGCCTCGTTGCGCGCCCATGTGCTGTTTAAAAAGGACGTGCATTACATCGTGCAGAGCAATCAGGTGATCATCGTCGATGAATTCACCGGCCGCATCATGCCGGGCCGGCGCTGGTCCGAAGGCCTGCATCAGGCGGTCGAGGCCAAGGAGCATGTACCGATCCAAAGCGAGAACCAGACGCTGGCGTCGATCACCTTCCAAAACTATTTCCGGCTTTACCACAAGCTCTCCGGTATGACCGGCACCGCCGACACCGAAGCGTTCGAGCTGAACAAAATTTACGGACTCGAAGTGGTCGTGATTCCGACACACCGGCCGTTGATCCGCAAGGATATGGGCGATCTGGTTTATTTGACCGCCGCGGAAAAATACCAGGCGGTTGCCGAAGACATCAAACGCTGTGTCGAACGCCAACAGCCGGTTCTGGTCGGCACCACCTCGATCGAAAATTCGGAGCTGCTTTCCTCCTTGTTGCAACAACAAGGCATTCCGCATGAAGTGTTGAATGCGAAGCAGCATGAACGCGAAGCGCATATCATCGAACAGGCCGGCAAGCCCGGCGCGGTTACGATCGCGACCAATATGGCGGGCCGTGGTACCGACATCGTGCTCGGCGGCAATCTGGACGCCGAGCTGAAAGTCTTGGGCCCCGATGCGACCGACGAAGAAAAAGCGCATGTGCGCGGCGTCTGGCTGGATCGCCATAATGAGGTGATTGCGAGCGGCGGTCTGCATGTGATCGGCTCGGAGCGCCACGAATCGCGGCGTATCGACAACCAGCTCAGAGGCCGTTCCGGCCGTCAGGGCGATCCGGGATCTACGCGCTTCTATCTGGCGCTCGAAGACGATCTGATGCGTATCTTCGCTTCCGACCGCGTTGCGGCCTTGATGGCCAAGCTCGGCATGGGCAACGGCGAAGCTATCGAGCATCCGTGGGTGACCCGGGCGATCGAAAACGCACAGCGCAAGGTCGAAGCGCGCAACTTCGATATCCGTAAGGAAATTCTGGCTTACGACGATGTCGCGAACGATCAACGCAAAGTCGTTTACTCGCAGCGCAACGAGCTGATGGCGGCCGAAGAAATCTCAGACATCATCACCGCGATCCGGAAAGATGTGATCAACAATGTGATCACTCAATACATCCCGCCGCGTTCGATGGAAGAGCAATGGGATATCGCCGGGC
This window harbors:
- a CDS encoding regulatory protein RecX — encoded protein: MDQADAKIRAECLRLLTGREHSRKELLQKLAVKGFAKESIEPILEELSAENWQSDARYAESYARSRILKGYGPTFIAYELRQHGIDLGKTPLFDLEALAESVAGGWMALLQQIYSKKYGNDPIPNRNEWAKRSRFLLQRGFTNAMIADLLKNISNTF
- the recA gene encoding recombinase RecA, encoding MDENKKKALGAALMQIEKQFGKGSVMRMGDVAASRDIEVVSTGSLGLDIALGCGGLPRGRIVEIYGPESSGKTTLTLQVIAEVQKLGGTAAFVDAEHALDPGYAEKIGVNVDDLLVSQPDTGEQALEITDMLVRSGAVDIVVVDSVAALTPKAEIEGDMGDSHMGLQARLMSQALRKLTANIKRSNTLVIFINQIRMKIGVMFGNPETTTGGNALKFYASVRLDIRRIGSVKKGEEIIGNETRVKVVKNKVAPPFKQAEFEILYGEGISFFGELVDLGVNFGFIQKAGSWYSYGDEKIGQGKDNAKLYLKEHPDKASEIEAKIRAEAFGKTLPVSAKPELDDD
- the secA gene encoding preprotein translocase subunit SecA, with the translated sequence MLGKLVKFVVGSRNDRLIKKKRKLVKRINDLSSEYEKLSDQDLKAKTQEFRDRLTQGEKLDNLIPEAFATVREASSRVFGMRHYDVQLIGGMILHDGKIAEMKTGEGKTLMATLAAYLNALPGRGVHVVTVNDYLARRDAEWMGRLYEFLGMTTGVIISQMDYDVRRHSYSCDITYGTNNEFGFDYLRDNMAFSLEEKVQRELHFAIVDEVDSILIDEARTPLIISGPSEESSEIYMKANAIIPFLTKQEKEGEPGDFSLDEKTRQVHLTEEGHERVERLMVEHGLMVEDSSLYDASNIRLMHYLSASLRAHVLFKKDVHYIVQSNQVIIVDEFTGRIMPGRRWSEGLHQAVEAKEHVPIQSENQTLASITFQNYFRLYHKLSGMTGTADTEAFELNKIYGLEVVVIPTHRPLIRKDMGDLVYLTAAEKYQAVAEDIKRCVERQQPVLVGTTSIENSELLSSLLQQQGIPHEVLNAKQHEREAHIIEQAGKPGAVTIATNMAGRGTDIVLGGNLDAELKVLGPDATDEEKAHVRGVWLDRHNEVIASGGLHVIGSERHESRRIDNQLRGRSGRQGDPGSTRFYLALEDDLMRIFASDRVAALMAKLGMGNGEAIEHPWVTRAIENAQRKVEARNFDIRKEILAYDDVANDQRKVVYSQRNELMAAEEISDIITAIRKDVINNVITQYIPPRSMEEQWDIAGLEEHIQQEFHVEVQIRKMLDEDRKLQEESLRARIVEAMEQAHKDKEKKITQGVMQHFEKSVMLQVLDNSWKEHLAAMDYLRQGIHFRGYAQKDPKQEYKREAFEMFTHLLDHIKYEVITILCKVQVRQEEDVEAIDAQRQAQAPKELHFEHAEAPSLDAAEQEPEEAENDPLAAQPFVRYGDKVGRNDLCPCGSGKKYKQCHGKVS